TGTCATATACTTACCCTGCTGCCTTGCACATCAAAACATTGCAAAGGCAGAGAAGTTTGCATTGTGCTTTGATTCATCTACCCATCACCTCAGGCTACGATGCCCAGTGCCCAGTGGGCCTTGGCAACTTACCTAGTACAGAGAGTATTCGCAGCAATGCCTACTACACTAATACTGTGCTGTTCATCTTCTAGATATAACAGGTATAATTCCTAAGGAACTCATCTATAAATAGACTACAAGGGACAACGATGACAATGTATATATAGTTAacaatattgtaaatattttaagtagGATGTGGGAACAGTTTTTAGATTAGTCCTCGCTGTTGAGTGTTACTAGCTCATTAAATTTTTTCCAAGCCTCTTGGTATTGGGTGTGTCTCTTAAAGCTCTAACTCTGGCTCGGTAACTCTGGAAAAAAAGTGCCTAAAACGTGATCCGAGGACCTGCAGCTCCgtggagaaaagggaaaagatccGTCTGCCCGGTCCTCGCTGCGGGGCGCCCGGGGAACCGCTGGGGCCCCGCTGTCGCCCGGCCCATGGCGGCGGGGGCGCCCTCCCCCGGCGGGAcggggcgcggccgggccgggcggggctcGGCCGCCGGAAGCCGCCGGGCGGCCGgaaggggccgggccgggcctggCTGCGGCAGCGGGCGAGCACAGCGGTGGCGCCATGAGCCGCCTGCGGGAGGAGGATGATCCCTACGTGGTGGAGGAGGCCAGCGACGAGGAGCGGGCGCTCAGCAGGTGCCTGGAGCTGCCGGCCGGGGGGTGGGCtcgggccggcggcggcgggcccCGGTCCCCGCCTGGCGTGTGCTGGCCCGGGCGCGCAGCGACGCTGGCGGTGCCAAGCCGTGAGCGCCGGGCTGCCCGCGGAGTGCAGGAGGATCGGCCGCACATCGCAATCAGCCGCGGCGATTTCCTTGAAACCGGCGCATTTATATTTCTGACCGCACAGCCCCCTGCGCGGAGCGAGAGCTGCCGGGGGCATTGTGGCAGGCTGCACGCAGTCGGCTGAAGCTCCTTTGCGTTTAAACCAGAGCTTTAATACCCCTAAGCTAATAAAGTGTTTTAATAGGTACTTTGCCCATAAACATAGGAGTGCACCCACACAATTCAGATATTCATTCTGCAAGTGACTGTCCACGTTTTAGCCTATTTCTGATAATTAGGTGTGTACCACTTCAATGTTTGTAGCTCAGAGGATGAGGTGGACGTGCTCCTGCATGGCACTCCTGACCAGAAGCGGAAGCTGATACGGGAGTACCTGACTGGTGAGAGCGAGTCTTCCAGCGATGATGAGTTCCAAAAGGAAATGGAAGCAGAACTAAACGCCACCATGAAGACTATGGAAGGCGAATGGAAATCACCTGAAATGGGTAAATCAAGCTTAACATCTGCTTGCATATGAAATAATGAATTATGTGTTAGTGGCCAAATCATCTTTAGGTTTTGGTTGTATAGTTAAGAATATGTAGCAATATTTACATCACCACATCCATACAGCACAGAATAGGAATTATGATGCAGAGTGGCTGTGACTGCTTGGCAGTTCACCTAGGCATCTTTGAACTTCTGTGATCCTGAAATTTTGGGGGACTTTTTTTAGTGAATTTTATTGTAACCATAGTTTGTGAAACAATGTGCCACAACTGTATTTCTTTCACATGACTAAAGATGTCTTGTGTGTTTCTGTAGGGCACAGACAGGCATATTTGATGTGGTGTCCTCTGTGTCTAAAGGGAGTGTTGGGAGAAACTTTCCTTCAAATGGTACCTGAGGTTCATCTTtgagggagaagggagcagcTTTGCTCTGAGAATGCCTGTAAATGAAGTAGCACAAGTGATGTGAATGAAAAGGGTGTGGGAATAAACTGGGAGAGCTGTTATTTAACACACCCAGGTAGAACAGAGCGCTCTGAACAGAGTAACTTAACTTGAAAGTAAAGATTTGTTTTGGGGTATATACTTGCTGTCCTTTTAGAGGGGTGTTCTTACCACTTCTAATTTCACCTGTAGGTACTTCCTCAAGTACTGGGCTGACTGGATCTGCCAGCACTTCGAAATACTATGATGACATTTACTTTGATTCTGATTCAGAGGATGAAGATAAAATAGGTAAATAACAGAAGCAAGAGGAGGGCATCTTTATAGTACCACTCACTCTCTCAGATCCTGTAAAATCCTCTTGTGGGGGGTCAAGAGGCTGTTTTTGAAGGCAGCATTTTTGAGGGGAATTACCAGCCTGTATCATCTCAGTGTAATCCTGCAATTCCTTGATGTATCCCAGTGTAACGCTTTGGGGTCATGCACTTGGAGGAGAGATGAGCCAGGCATTTAAGATTTATTGCaaggatgaaaaatgaaaattggaaATTGTATATTGTATATTTTGATAGTCTGTGTCTGATGGATGTAACGTATTCTTGCACAAATTTTTCCAGATACACAGGATGTCcggaaaaacagaaaacatcagCAACGTCGGATTCTCTCCAATGATGAGCTGCTGTATGACCCAGAAGAAGACAGGAGAGACCAAGAGTGGGTAGACTCACAGAGGAGAGGGTAAGCAACCATAAATACTTGAATCGTAAGATGCTTAACAtcaactgaaaattttaaattaaaatggtaAATGTAGAGAAAAAGCTGGTGCTGTCAAATCCATGATATGAAACTAGTTTTTATATATAAACTTAAAGCATAAAAAACCATAAAAGCCTGTAAAATGTTTTGGCTGTATATAATAGAAGTTGAGTCTTCAAAATGACACAAaacttcaaaatttttaaaatcaagatttCCAAATTCTCTAAGCCAGTTTTGTCTGTAAATCTCATCTAAACAACCATGCTGTGAATTAAGATGTTGCAAGATAATTTGATTGCTGATTAATATTAGTTCCTGATAAATACTGAATTTCTGGTTTTGGAAAACTTTGAACTTAGCAAGCCAAAAAATGTGCAGAGAAAACAGGAACAATACAAAGCTACTTTTATGAGGGTTTTTTGAGTGTTGAAATAGAAAAATGGTTGTTGCAGCAGAAGTAAAATTTCCACTTAAATCTATGAATAAGATAATAAATGTTGCCTGCAGAGATCATACTTGAGCTACCTGCTTTGTCAGAGGAGAGGGTTGTTAGACACAAATTCTCATGCCAGATGTATTTGTCTCACCAAGTGAAAATACTCTGTAAATCAAAAGATACTGGTACAAGTTTTCCCCTCACCTTCTCATTTATCTTCTTTGAGTTAATGCAAAAGGTGTCCAGGATAAGCCGAGTGTTAATAGGTGTATTTTAATGCAAAGAAAGGTTTGACATTGAATTGATACGACCACCAGCAAGGGCGTGTAATTTCACTTTTTggctctgcttcctcctctctcGAATTGGTAGGTACCGTAACCAGAGAAGAGCACCCCAGCAGCGGCAGACAAAACCTGCAGCTGTTCCAAATAGTGATGCTGTTCTGAACTGCCCTGCTTGCATGACAACATTATGCCTGGACTGCCAGAGGTAACAACAGTGAACAATAAGGGgtctttttgtaatttttttttttggtcagtagTATTGTTAGTATATTCAGTTTGATCTGTGGATTTTTATCAACTCTGTCTTGCAAGGTGGCCCTAATAACGAGAAGGCAGGTAGATGTGAGTCAGATTTAGGGTTAGATGCTGGTTTGTAAGAGTGATGATCAGTTTAACCTGCAGTGTGGAGATGGGGAAGAATAGGGTGGAACGTTAGCATAGTGGAGTaggtaaattttttttaaaataataatcgTGGAGACTTAACAGGCATTTCAGGTAGATTGGGGATTTTAGAGATAcctatctatatatattttgGCTTGATGTTTAGAGGCATAAAACAATTCTAGGCTATTTTTGTCTAAAAATGTCTTGTTAAAGGAGaattaagcaaaataaaagataGTGTATTCTTACTTGGTTTGAATCTCAGCAGTTAGAGTTTTGAGTATAGTTACATTTAAAAGTGCCAGGAAGGTATTTAGGTGAGAGTCCACAGTGTGTTTTGCTACTCTTCAGTATCTGACTGCATTGCAGGCCTAGTTAGTGCTGCTAACCCATGCTAAAGAAATGACTCTAGAACTGGGAGTAAAGTAGAAAGAAATCTTCTGAAATGAGCAATAAAATACTTGTCATTTATTGAGTATTTTTGGTTATTGAGGATGAAATTCCACAGCAGCCTGAAATCATCTAAGTACTGGGTGCtgtttttctctggttttgctttgctggctctggtACTCCTTGACCTTTTTCTGTAGTTAAGTATTTCAGTTTGCTAAGCTAACAGAAAACTATATTTTTATTGTCAGACTGGTCTTTCTTGGATTTAATCCACTGCAGTAGCTCAGCACAGCCATACAAGCAATAAGCCAGCAGAATTCAAGATTGGATTTCTGCAGCCACTGTTGTGTTCATTTAGGCTGCTGTAAAATTGCAGCCTGAGGGACATCGTGTTAAATTGAACTACAGAACTGAATTTTGCTACATACTCCAGACACACAGTTGTTAAGACTGATGACAGCTGAAATTTTATGTCTTGTTTTAGACATGCTGCTTCTAGTGTGATATGTCAATGATACTACTTATTTATAAGGAATTTCAGACTTGCACGGCATTGTAGGATGTCAGTGCCAGTAGACGAGTCATTTACACTCACTGCTTCCTGATCTTTTACTATTATGAGGTATATGTAGCAATGCATAATTCTGCACTACCAATACCATTGTACTCCAGGGTGTTTCTTTTAGCAgcagacattattttttttaaatgccttaaaAAACAACAGATGGCTGCAGTtctatgtttttattatttttgtagctGTGACTTCTGTTTATAAAATTCCTACTTATTTGGCTTTCAGCCCTTTGGCATGTTACTTCCTGTCTTTAATCCCACTTTCAGTGATGGTAACAGATTTCTTGGAAGGAGAATTGTATGAATGGTATGACTTGCATTTTCTCCCCTTCTCCATAGACATGAATCTTACAAAACACAGTACAGAGCAATGTTTGTGATGAACTGTGTTGTTAACAAAgaggaaatactgaaatacagaaagaagGTAAAGAGAAGAAGTAAGAAAATGAAGCACAGCAAGGAAATTGACTCTATACAATCAAATcaagaagaagaggaaatatATCATCCAGTATTGTGTACTGAATGCTCAACTGAAGTAGCAGTAATGGATAAAGATGAAGTTTTTCACTTCTTCAATGTTCTGGCCAGCCACTCCTAATGCATAAATGCAGGGGGGAAAATCCTGTGTTGTTTTTAAGAGCGTGGGAAGCGTTAGAAATGCAGGCATGCTCGCCTTTTTGAAAGTGTGGTCTTATAAATGTGCATTTTCATCTGAGAACTTTATAATGGTTGGACTTTTTGCAAAATTTATAAAAGGCATACAGTTAACTGCGTGTACATGAGAGCAATATTCTTTCCCACCATCAGGCGGTTGTATCATTGGGGATTAAATACTTTGTAAATACCATGTAAGATCTGTATATTACGATCATTCCCTGTATATATACTATCCCTTCATTATCTCAGTGTGTATTAGAACAGCTTCTTGGAATAAATACTTCATAGTAACTGATTTTCCATAGCTGCATTGGTTATTTTATAGCATGGGATAAACAACATTCAGTCAGAATGTGTGATGTCATTAGGCTGTTGGTAGATTCGCACACGTGGTCTGTGTTACAGTTTTACCTCAGCTGGCAATTAGGCCACACAACTGCTTGCTCACTCCCCCCACCCTCTCCCCCAGTGGGGAGGAAAATTTGGACCTGCAAACCCACGGCAAGAGGAGCCCACACTAAAGCAGGTGTTCTGATAGAACTTGTGACCCCGTGGCAGGCCCATATTGGAGCAGGCTGAGCCTGAAGGACTGCACTCTGCAAAAATGACCCACAAAGGAACAGTTTGGGAAGAAGTGTTGCCTCTGGGATGGACTCACATTAGAGAAGTTAGTGCACTTCTGGTGGGGGAGGAAGTAGAGCCCAAGAAGCAGGGAGAGTTAGGGGAAAGTAAGATTTATtgtacttctcattatcctgctctgattttgttagtaataaattcagtCATTATCCCCAAGTTCAGTGTGATTTGCCCATGATGGTATTTGGTGAGTGAGCTCTCCCAATACTTAACTCACGGACCTTTGTGTGTGTTTCCCCTGTCCATTTGCAGAGGGCAGagatagagcagctttggtaggtgcctggtgtccagccagggtcaacccaccacaacAACACAACTGCTCACCACCTGCTGACCGAGAGCCAGCTTGTCCTTGAACAGTGACCATCTGCTTTCCAGGTAActcccccagtttatatactgggcaTGATATTTTagggtatggaatatccctttggccaatTTGGTCACTTGTCCTGGCCAGGCTCCCTCCCAGTTTTTTGTGGTGCTCCTCAttggcagagcatgagacactgaaaagtccttgacttatCCTAAGTACCACTTAGTGTTTTGCCAGAGAGCAGAGTCAAGAGACACAGACACAAACAGACACCAGCTTAAGGAACAATGCAATTTACTATAATGCAAAACTGCAAAGAATCACAAAAGGATAGGCTATGCAATGCACATAATCCTTAGCAAAGAATTACAAAAGGATAAGATAAGCAATGCACCTAATCATTACTATGGAAGATTGCCTACAGTGATTAAGACAGATACATCACTAGATACCCTAATACTTCACCATCATCCAAGTCCTCAAAACCTCAACTGTGCGGGGAAGCTGTCACAGCAAAGGACTGGAGAATCACGCCTGGTAACAGAACTCCAGTGGTGTGTCCACCTTGCAGGCCTCCAGGCTTCCCTGATTTTGCTGTGAAAGTAGCCCAGATTTTATACTATTAAACAAACAAGCTGACATAATTTCTAATTTCATTCTTCTATTGGCTTTTCCCTAAAGCCTCACCAGGGCTCCATGAGGAACCAAGGGAGTTGTCTTTGATCCTATACCCCCCCCAGTAAGGCCTTCCCAGGTTTCTAGATATGGAAAGGtttgcaaataaattaatacatatAACAATACCTTATTAATGAGTGAATATATACATAATAGTTGGCTGGAATGTTCATCTAGAGGTTAACTTTGGCTCAGGGCCTTAGTAGTTAACGtagcaacaaccaaaacatcaTGGTGTTCATGAGAACATTATTCTCAGACTAAATCCAAGTTACTGATAAGAATAtgaactccatcccagccaaaacAAAGACACTCTGATAAAGAAGGAATTGTCATGATATTTGATTTTTGGTTCTTAAGATCTCAAAAAATGGAAACTTTTCTTTATACAGAGTGGAAGATGAGCTTATATTAATTCTGCTGGTATGGTCTGTTCTGCCACTGATCATGTAAATTAACATGCCTAGTAATGCCTAGTAATACAGCTAAATGTTGTACATGTAAAGATGTATATTTACGTATACGTAGTAGAAGAAAGTACTGGACTTTATTGTCATTTTTCCTTATGATGATacattttaagaagaaatttatAATCAGATCTATTACCATAGAACtagtttgctttttctgtttctttagtACATTTACATTCTTAAGTACATTTGCATTCTTTATGGAAGCACAAAGAGCTTCTGTACTTGGTATTTAGGTCTATGAAGccactgtatttttaattctgtatcATTCCATGTCTTCATTCAGGTGTGTGCCCTAGAGGCAAActcttgctttttatttgtaaCATCTCTTATAGCCTGATATTTTTTAACTGTACCTTGAACAAtggtgtggatattctcagttcagtcagaggggaaaagagacatttctaccaggctgggcctgggagagagttggaaaggaatgtaaataattctctatctcttgttgttcacattgtttatagatatgttctgccaccgtgcATCATTCAGAGCGCACCAATGCTgagagatgtttttactttaagaccaatgaaattagtctgcacgatgttctctataaatagagcggtgcatttgaaataaatcagtttttcttctcGTCTTCTAATCTTGGAGTTcttctgttcccatcctgcctcaacGGCGACATTGgatctgtctgaaaaaaaaactttgtgttttttcttgtaattgtACTAGGAATAACTAGCTATATATGCTTTAAGGAATTGGCAGAAATATTTGAACTTTGGAGGTAGAAACCTGAATAACATATTGTGTGCCTTAGATTATAATAAAATCTTGTACCAAAAATACCTTTTGTAGTCCCTAGCGTGGTATTTTACTGATCTACACACATTCATTCTATGCTGTTAAATGAGATTAGGAAGAAAGAAACATGCTGGTTCTTCTGTCAGGATTATGTaagaaaaacatggaattaCTATTTTCAAATCAGCACAAACTTAACCTCTGCTTGATGAAGTAGAGAACTGTTGATGCAGCTGCTGAACACGTGGTTGGTCAGTATGATGTGCCTTCCTCTGCATATGCAACCTACAAACAAAATGGAGCTCTACTGGTTCTGAGGCTTGGGGTATGCGTGAGACAAGATTTCAATCTCATCTTTGCTACTACCTACATTCAGACTCAATAGTGAAGTATCTAACTTGCAGTATCAGATAGCTGTGGGATCATATGAAGTGGGATAAATTCTTACTGTGTGCCACGAGCCAAGAGGTGTACACAAGAAATTTTGAATGTATGAAGAACTGTTTCTTGGTAGAAGTGTGGAGGAATACATGTAATAGGGAATATGGTCTGTGCTCTAGAGCATGCTGGCCTTGATTTACTTCTCTTTACGTTCCAGATGAAACAGAAAGGCTCTCTGTAGTGTCAGGGTAAGGATGTTTGCACTGACCTACTGGAAACATGAGCACGTGAGAATGTAGTTCAAGGGCTCAAGTGTCGATGCAGGTAGTATCAGGAAAAACAATTACGTGATGACAGTCTCTAAGCAGGGGTAGAATGGAACTGGTGAATGAAGGGAAACTGTACAGAGGAATAATGTCCATTTCCATAAGGGGCTAACTAGCAAAAAAACTCTCATGAGTATGCACCATACCAAAAAAGTGTAAGGGGCCACCTACCTGATGGGTAGGTGAAGCTGTCATGCCTCTAGGCATTACCTTTCCTCTCATCCCAGGTCCTTTattgctgctgcattttgccTGCCTTACCACTTGAATTGCAGAGCATTTTGTTAGGAATCACAGGAACAGAGAGGACTAGACCCGTTTGCTCCATGTTGATACCATCCTTGCAGCTTTGAATGGGAATAATGCTTTAGTTGTGCTGAATACCCTAATTGTCCTTGAACTTTGGACATGTTTATACAGAAAGGCACCTTTCACGATTACCACCGTTTACTCAAGCAGCAACACCAACACAGGACTCCTCCAGCTGTGAACTGCAACAAGCAACAGCAGACTCGATAGTGGCAACAGCTCCCACAGGCAGTTATGTCAGGGTATTAACCATGTGAATGCTCTTGTTTCTCCTTGTGTTCAAATAAATCTGCATAGATAAGGTGTGTCTAAATGTCTTCAGGGTGAATCAAATCCCATTTCAAATTCCTGCCACACAAAATAGTACAGTCTTATGTCTTCTTTgccagctgcttttctttttcacagttaTCTCCTGTTCCTGTAGTTGTATTTTGCAGCTGTATAAGTAACTCAAATGTGCGTTCTTCTGTGGTTGTATTTCCTTAGTTTTCATTGTATAAATAGCACACGTGAAGGTAGGGGTGGGACGGCTACAAGGACAAAATCACATTGCTCAGTGACATAACTGCAAATTGATTTACTAAGCAGAGTAAGTATAGTGGGTCAATTCCAGTTTCTAATCTATGCTGTGCACACTTGGAATGTGTGCTCTGGACTACTGGCCTGGACCCAGGGCCTGGAAGTTGCAACACACGCTCTGCTCATTTAAAGTGCCTGATGATTGTGCACATCCCCTTCCAGCGGGTTGTCAACCCGTGCCTTCTACAGTGCCAGCATAAACTGCCAAGGGCCTTCCTAATCACACAGTCCCAAACTGGTCTCTGGGAATCTCTGGTTTCTAGCCTTGAGTGCCTTAGGGTTGGGCAACGTTAGGAACAGTCACAGTAAACAGCTGATTCATcagctctttgtttttcctataCAAATGGATTAATCTCGCCAAAGCTGGCCTATCTTAAGGTCGCATTTATCTGAGCCACGTTATTGGGTGGGCTTTACCCTCCGACAACTGAACGAAGTTGAAGACTCGTGCAGATAATTTTTAACATGTCTCCCTTAGGCCCTGCCAAACACAGGCTTTGCCTCTTCCGTGATTCCCAGAACGTCAATTCAGATTAAACAGGATGAGAGAAAGTAGGCTGCAGCACCATGTCCTCGGTGTGACTCGGGCCGGGAGGTTACCAGGTTCAGGGTCAGCCGTATAATTTAATCAGATTGGGCCCGATGTCGACGTCCAGCAGGGAGAACCGGGGAAGCGGTGTGCGTCCCCGCCATTCTCCCCTGCTCCGGGAGCGGCAGCAGGGCCCCGTTCCAGCCCCACAGGCCGCTGTGCCTCCTtgccggcggccgcggccgcccgggcccggggcggggccgggggaggGCGGTCCCGGCTGCACCGCCCCCGTCTCCGCGCGGCCTGGGCCCGGCGCGGGGCCGCTGGCGGGCGGGGGAGCGCCATGGCGCTGGGCTCGGCGTGGAAGCAGATGTCGTGGCTGTACTACCAGTACCTGCTGGTCACCGCGCTCTACATGCTGGAGCCCTGGGAGCGCACCGTCTTCAGTATCCTTCTGCCGGCTGGGCCTGGCGGGGCGGGGGGTGTGagtgcggggccggggctgccccccGTCCCTGTCGCGGTGTGtccggcggcggctccggggccgccccgAGGCCGCCGGGCGGGTGTGGCTGCTCCGCCGGCCCTGCACGGTGCTCAGGGAGCTTTCGGGCCGCGGCCGTGCTGAGAGCGCTGCCACCGGCGGGGCTTGCTGGGGGCAGAGGAGAGTCGGGCCGggagggcagcggggccgggccgggcgggggcagCCGGCCTGAGGCGCCGAGCGCGGCCAGAGCCCGCGGCGGCCGGAGGAGCGGCAGTCTCCGCCTGCGACCGAGGCTTGACCCCTCCGTGCTGGCGGGGACTCAGCTCCTCACCCTTCCAAACTAACATCTTGCCTGGGCTGGGAATAAACCTCGCTGTGCTGTTTCGCATGCTGGGTCCGGGCGTCTGGCAGCCTAGTCCGTTTCTCCTCCGGCATAAGTTTATATCTTTGGAGTTATGGTAGTGGTGTCTTTTGCACTGAAATCCCGACCTTTCTGTTAAGGATAAGTGTctttaatgatttcttttgtattttgcCTAGAGAAAAGTAAATGTGCACGCTGCGAACCTTGCAAACCTAGGCTTTCATGCTGCTTTGTCACATGGCTTTTATTACATGGATATTTAATCCTCGAGCTGGTAAGTTTGCTTGGCTGTTCTAGAGTGGAAGAACTTGACAGATGCTCATGTAAAGGCGTCTCTATAAAGACTGTTTATAGGTTTGCTTCTTTATCTGGCCCTTTTGTACAGGCAGTGCATTTTCTTAAGTATTGCTGTGGCATCACAAgtgtttttctctgattttttgaTCTTGACTTAAAATAATGTCTCAATATGAGTGACCCTGAGCCATCTCCAGTTAATGCTGAGCGGtagagagagaaattaattaaaacattaacACAGAGAAGAGTCTAAGCGGTACCAAGAAGCTGCTTTTACTGAGATTCTACTTACTTTTGTAAAGAAATTCACACTTGTTATGTGAAAGTGGTTGCCCAAGTAACAGTGGTGTGatcagtcattttttttttcctgtgtcaaGTCAGTAGAAATGGAGATTAATGGAAAAGAGAAGTAGTAGGTTTTACAGACTTACTGTGCACAATTGTTCAGGTGGGAGTTCTTATGTTGTATTCCATGTTAATGtatcttcttccttttatgcCATGCCTGTATACTGAGGAAAcctaatttttgttttcctttcaattATATTAGTTATgagtactttttttcctttttaccttgtgcaaaatatttaagtaaagTGTGTTCACT
The window above is part of the Vidua macroura isolate BioBank_ID:100142 chromosome 6, ASM2450914v1, whole genome shotgun sequence genome. Proteins encoded here:
- the SPTSSA gene encoding serine palmitoyltransferase small subunit A → MALGSAWKQMSWLYYQYLLVTALYMLEPWERTVFNSMLVSIVGMALYTGYVFMPQHIMAILHYFEIVQ
- the EAPP gene encoding E2F-associated phosphoprotein, whose product is MSRLREEDDPYVVEEASDEERALSSSEDEVDVLLHGTPDQKRKLIREYLTGESESSSDDEFQKEMEAELNATMKTMEGEWKSPEMGTSSSTGLTGSASTSKYYDDIYFDSDSEDEDKIDTQDVRKNRKHQQRRILSNDELLYDPEEDRRDQEWVDSQRRGYRNQRRAPQQRQTKPAAVPNSDAVLNCPACMTTLCLDCQRHESYKTQYRAMFVMNCVVNKEEILKYRKKVKRRSKKMKHSKEIDSIQSNQEEEEIYHPVLCTECSTEVAVMDKDEVFHFFNVLASHS